A portion of the Myxococcaceae bacterium JPH2 genome contains these proteins:
- a CDS encoding beta-lactamase family protein gives MNKLSVAIAGMMLVLAACKTTGSAAARDIPTAMNQAATTLLQSRLLHATSIAVVYRGEEFILHRGELETGKSNPPDDTTLYEIGSVSKTFAGLLLANAVLEGKATLDDPIQKYLPSAYPNLQSDGEPIRLRHLVTHTSGMPGMLPLQVNEVLRDFTEHATPAKLNAAYANYGQAQFWQDLHTVSIKGPLGKDYAYSSAGTELVAHALEKIHGAPYESLLAEFLAREAGMHDTWLRLRAQDTSRLAPGYHSDNPVSTTPMPLLPWGAAGALKATMPEMVKYLRLQLSNHPAVAESHKPLVRFAEDFSIGYFWNIGQSSQLGTHYVHHGGVPRAQCYLYIVPKYQLGVFIITNQSGDATANAMEGALAPLFDRVESMQGR, from the coding sequence ATGAACAAACTCTCTGTAGCCATTGCTGGAATGATGTTGGTGCTGGCCGCTTGCAAGACGACTGGCTCCGCGGCCGCTCGCGATATTCCCACGGCAATGAACCAGGCCGCGACGACCCTGCTTCAGTCAAGACTGCTGCACGCAACCTCGATCGCGGTGGTCTATCGCGGCGAGGAGTTCATCCTGCATCGGGGCGAGCTGGAGACCGGCAAGTCCAATCCACCCGACGACACGACCCTCTATGAGATCGGGTCAGTCAGCAAGACCTTCGCCGGTCTGCTGTTGGCGAACGCTGTCCTCGAAGGCAAGGCGACCCTCGACGACCCGATACAAAAGTATCTGCCGTCCGCCTATCCGAACCTGCAGTCAGACGGCGAGCCCATCCGTCTGCGCCATCTGGTCACCCACACCAGCGGCATGCCGGGGATGTTGCCACTGCAAGTGAATGAGGTGTTGAGGGACTTCACTGAGCATGCCACCCCGGCAAAGCTCAATGCCGCCTACGCGAACTACGGACAGGCGCAATTCTGGCAGGACCTGCACACCGTCAGCATCAAGGGCCCGCTCGGCAAGGACTATGCTTACTCGAGCGCCGGCACCGAGTTGGTCGCGCACGCCCTCGAGAAGATCCACGGGGCTCCCTACGAATCGTTGCTCGCGGAGTTCCTGGCGAGGGAGGCCGGTATGCACGACACGTGGCTGCGCCTGCGTGCCCAGGACACCAGCCGTCTGGCGCCTGGCTACCACAGCGACAACCCGGTCAGCACGACGCCGATGCCACTGTTGCCCTGGGGTGCTGCGGGAGCCTTGAAGGCGACGATGCCGGAGATGGTCAAGTACTTGCGCTTGCAGTTGAGCAACCATCCCGCGGTGGCAGAGTCACACAAGCCGCTGGTGCGCTTCGCGGAGGACTTCAGCATTGGCTACTTCTGGAACATCGGCCAGAGCAGCCAGTTGGGCACCCACTACGTGCATCACGGCGGCGTGCCTCGCGCGCAATGCTATCTCTACATCGTGCCGAAGTATCAGCTGGGGGTGTTCATCATCACCAACCAGAGCGGCGATGCAACGGCTAACGCCATGGAAGGCGCGCTGGCGCCCCTCTTCGACAGGGTTGAATCCATGCAGGGTCGCTAG
- a CDS encoding S8 family serine peptidase, which produces MNPNNKTGEAGFGALIGCTDPEEVRGIGTHGIVSSWTTSTGVDCDRHWAGTSMAATHVSGTVGLMPSRNASLTLAPIKTLLASTARWVVPCVGPGCPLKTLDAHAAVSASRFDATALSCSSSTSNQFQCAVTKAGGLAPFTGAWTTVAPAGVYSQSLTNPDQSFGICTPGVLNTVSATLTDALGRAQTRSRTFLCS; this is translated from the coding sequence GTGAATCCGAACAACAAGACGGGGGAGGCGGGGTTCGGAGCGCTCATCGGTTGCACGGACCCGGAGGAGGTGCGTGGCATCGGTACGCACGGCATCGTGTCGTCGTGGACCACGAGCACGGGTGTGGACTGCGATCGACACTGGGCGGGGACGTCGATGGCGGCGACGCACGTGTCCGGCACCGTCGGCTTGATGCCCTCGCGCAATGCCTCGCTCACGCTCGCGCCAATCAAGACCCTCCTCGCCTCGACGGCGCGCTGGGTCGTCCCGTGCGTCGGGCCGGGCTGCCCGCTGAAGACGCTGGATGCACACGCGGCGGTCTCCGCTTCCAGGTTCGACGCCACCGCGCTGTCGTGCTCAAGCTCCACGAGCAATCAATTCCAGTGCGCGGTCACGAAGGCGGGGGGCCTGGCGCCGTTCACGGGCGCGTGGACGACAGTCGCTCCGGCGGGCGTCTACTCCCAGTCGCTGACCAACCCCGACCAGTCGTTCGGCATCTGCACCCCCGGTGTCCTGAACACCGTGAGCGCCACCCTCACCGACGCCCTGGGCCGCGCGCAGACCCGGAGCCGCACGTTCCTCTGCTCCTGA
- a CDS encoding DEAD/DEAH box helicase codes for MTFSSLGLCEPLVRAVADLGYDATTPVQRAAIPAVLRGQDVWASAQTGSGKTAAFLLPLLHRLSAGASRSPRPVRALVLVPTHELAAQVMEAVEQYGRHLPRALKSVLAVGGVSANRQMLALRGGADLVVATPGRALDLVEQNALRLGAVEMLVLDEADRLLSLGFAEELDRVLALLPARRQNLLFSATFPPAVQGLAAGLLREPARITVEASEAAPAPDIQQRALMVDTDKRTMLLRHLLVTYPWSHALVFVASRYGADHVALKLQRAGFAALALHGELSQGARTQALEDFRARRVRVLVATDVAARGLDIASLPAVVNYDLPRSPTDYLHRIGRTGRAGEPGTALSFVTADTEAHFRVIEKRHGLRLERERLPGFEPTEVAAPVLDPQGGVKGKRKSKKDKLREAAAAQGPARKP; via the coding sequence ATGACCTTCTCTTCGCTCGGCCTCTGCGAGCCGCTCGTCCGCGCCGTCGCGGACCTGGGCTACGACGCCACCACGCCCGTGCAGCGCGCCGCCATCCCCGCCGTGCTGCGCGGACAGGACGTGTGGGCCTCGGCACAGACGGGCTCGGGCAAGACGGCCGCCTTCCTCCTACCGCTGCTGCACAGGCTCAGCGCCGGGGCGTCGCGCTCGCCGCGCCCCGTCCGCGCGCTGGTGCTGGTGCCTACCCATGAGCTCGCGGCCCAGGTGATGGAGGCGGTGGAACAGTACGGCAGGCACCTGCCACGGGCCCTGAAGAGCGTCCTCGCGGTGGGCGGCGTCTCGGCGAACCGGCAGATGCTTGCGCTGCGTGGCGGCGCGGACCTCGTCGTCGCGACCCCAGGGCGCGCGCTGGACCTCGTGGAGCAGAACGCGCTGAGGCTCGGCGCGGTGGAGATGCTGGTGCTGGACGAGGCGGACCGGCTGCTCTCGCTGGGCTTCGCGGAGGAGCTGGACCGGGTGCTCGCGCTGCTGCCCGCGCGCAGGCAGAACCTGCTCTTCTCCGCCACCTTCCCGCCAGCCGTGCAGGGTCTCGCAGCGGGGCTCTTGCGCGAGCCCGCGCGCATCACCGTGGAGGCGAGCGAGGCGGCTCCCGCGCCCGACATCCAGCAGCGGGCCCTCATGGTGGACACCGACAAGCGCACGATGCTGCTGCGCCACCTGCTGGTCACGTACCCGTGGTCGCACGCGCTCGTCTTCGTCGCGAGCCGCTACGGCGCAGACCACGTCGCGCTGAAGCTGCAGCGCGCGGGCTTCGCGGCGCTCGCACTGCACGGGGAACTGAGCCAGGGCGCGCGCACGCAGGCGCTCGAGGACTTCAGGGCCCGCCGCGTGCGGGTGCTGGTCGCCACGGACGTCGCGGCGCGCGGGCTGGACATCGCGAGCCTTCCGGCGGTGGTGAACTACGACCTGCCCCGCTCTCCCACGGACTACTTGCACCGCATCGGCCGCACGGGCCGCGCAGGAGAGCCCGGCACCGCGCTGAGCTTCGTCACCGCGGACACCGAGGCCCACTTCCGCGTCATCGAAAAGCGCCACGGGCTGCGCCTCGAGCGCGAGCGACTCCCGGGCTTCGAGCCCACGGAGGTGGCCGCGCCCGTGCTCGACCCGCAGGGCGGCGTGAAGGGCAAGCGCAAGAGCAAGAAGGACAAGCTGCGCGAGGCGGCGGCCGCCCAGGGCCCTGCACGCAAGCCCTAG
- a CDS encoding VOC family protein yields the protein MAEKIINCLWFDHGEARKAANFYASVFPNSRVGPVHEAASDFPDGKAGNELTVEFTVLGRDFIGLNGGPAFKPDGAVSFMVVTENQEETDRYWNAIVGNGGAESACGWCKDRWGFSWQITPRALLDATTHPDKAAAKRAMDAMMTMRKIDIAKIEAAVRGGG from the coding sequence ATGGCGGAGAAGATTATCAATTGCCTGTGGTTCGACCATGGCGAGGCGCGCAAAGCCGCGAATTTCTACGCCAGCGTGTTCCCCAACAGCCGCGTTGGTCCGGTCCACGAAGCCGCGAGTGACTTTCCTGATGGCAAGGCGGGGAACGAGCTGACCGTGGAGTTCACCGTCCTCGGCCGTGACTTCATCGGGCTCAACGGCGGGCCGGCGTTCAAGCCTGACGGGGCGGTCAGCTTCATGGTGGTCACCGAGAACCAGGAAGAAACCGACCGCTATTGGAATGCGATCGTCGGCAATGGCGGCGCGGAGAGCGCGTGCGGCTGGTGCAAGGACCGCTGGGGCTTTTCGTGGCAGATCACGCCGCGCGCGCTGCTCGATGCGACGACCCACCCGGACAAGGCGGCGGCCAAGCGTGCGATGGACGCAATGATGACGATGCGAAAGATCGACATCGCGAAGATTGAGGCCGCGGTCCGCGGGGGAGGCTGA
- a CDS encoding transposase, whose product MEAVLSPRTGPRSKRGDGNFINAAVRRVKTGVQWRDLPERFGSWKTVYNRFHRWARTGRWEAIFKELRLEVDAAGSLADASVVRAHQDASGGKGGTEAMLWGVLEAVFQRRFTPSQRRAGSHSTSR is encoded by the coding sequence ATTGAGGCTGTTCTGAGTCCCAGGACTGGCCCGCGCTCGAAGCGAGGGGATGGCAACTTCATCAACGCGGCGGTGCGGCGAGTGAAGACCGGGGTTCAGTGGAGGGACCTCCCCGAGCGGTTCGGCAGCTGGAAGACCGTCTACAATCGCTTCCACCGGTGGGCGCGAACCGGGCGTTGGGAGGCCATTTTCAAGGAGCTTCGGCTCGAAGTGGATGCGGCCGGCTCGCTGGCGGATGCCTCTGTCGTCCGGGCACACCAGGATGCCTCGGGCGGAAAAGGGGGAACCGAAGCAATGCTCTGGGGCGTTCTCGAGGCGGTTTTTCAACGAAGATTCACGCCGTCACAACGACGAGCGGGAAGCCACTCCACCTCGCGTTGA
- a CDS encoding transposase — MAEELLVHTEGDAFIADTAHDADFIRASVRKLGMKPVIHPHPSRKHSLKLDRARYRLRYRVEYCFHDLKRCRAVATRYEKTATCNLAVLHVAAMALWLH; from the coding sequence ATGGCCGAGGAACTCCTGGTGCATACCGAGGGAGACGCCTTCATCGCGGATACGGCCCATGACGCCGACTTCATTCGCGCCAGCGTTCGCAAGCTCGGGATGAAGCCAGTCATTCACCCGCACCCGAGCCGAAAGCACTCGCTGAAGTTGGACCGAGCGCGCTACCGATTGCGCTACCGGGTGGAGTACTGCTTCCACGACCTCAAGCGATGCCGCGCCGTCGCCACCCGCTACGAAAAGACGGCGACCTGCAACCTCGCCGTCCTCCACGTCGCGGCCATGGCTCTGTGGCTGCATTAG
- a CDS encoding TetR/AcrR family transcriptional regulator: MKSTERRQAVVAAAIGCFAQKGFYGTTTHEIAELVGISQPYLYRLYSNKEALFAAAVDHVSVVMADTLVSHSRDMRNGRVAFDNVRRAYATLVADRTILRFLMQANCAVGEPLVGEAVRRCYAKQVDIVRRMLGNDDAAVRRWFGAGMLDNVVAVLGLADIDEPWARILSAREGGLPGS; this comes from the coding sequence ATGAAGAGCACTGAGCGACGTCAGGCCGTCGTGGCCGCTGCGATTGGCTGCTTCGCGCAGAAGGGCTTCTACGGAACGACGACCCACGAGATTGCCGAGTTGGTTGGCATCTCTCAGCCGTATCTCTATCGCTTGTACTCAAATAAAGAGGCGCTCTTCGCGGCAGCGGTTGACCATGTCTCCGTTGTGATGGCCGACACCTTGGTCTCGCACTCGCGAGACATGAGGAATGGCAGGGTTGCGTTCGACAATGTGCGCAGGGCTTACGCCACTCTCGTCGCAGATCGGACAATCCTGCGCTTCCTCATGCAGGCCAACTGTGCGGTGGGTGAGCCGCTTGTGGGTGAAGCTGTGCGCCGATGTTACGCAAAGCAGGTTGATATCGTTCGGCGGATGCTTGGCAATGACGACGCCGCCGTGCGACGCTGGTTCGGTGCCGGAATGCTTGACAATGTAGTCGCTGTGCTGGGCCTCGCCGACATCGACGAGCCGTGGGCCCGTATCCTCTCTGCTCGCGAGGGTGGCCTCCCGGGATCGTGA
- a CDS encoding nuclear transport factor 2 family protein produces MSAIEDVTGCRAAAQRTVAEHLRLTAEGRTEEWVGLFAPNAVLEFPFAPAGVPTRVTGRDALLAHMSNFPKIFDVQFVDLVFHDTVDPRLVVAEFRSTGTARTTGKPYEQKCISVVRTDEDARITHYLDYWNPLVAIEALTPTNVASGPGLGVTFGD; encoded by the coding sequence GTGAGCGCAATCGAAGACGTCACCGGATGCCGCGCTGCAGCTCAGCGCACGGTCGCCGAGCACCTGCGTCTTACGGCTGAAGGACGCACCGAGGAATGGGTGGGCCTGTTTGCCCCGAATGCGGTCCTCGAGTTCCCGTTCGCTCCCGCCGGGGTGCCGACAAGGGTAACGGGGCGCGACGCACTGCTCGCGCACATGAGCAACTTTCCCAAGATCTTCGACGTGCAGTTCGTCGACTTGGTCTTCCACGACACGGTTGATCCCCGTCTCGTGGTTGCCGAGTTCCGCTCGACGGGCACAGCGCGTACGACCGGCAAGCCATACGAGCAGAAGTGCATCTCGGTGGTCCGAACCGATGAGGACGCGCGGATCACCCACTACCTCGACTACTGGAACCCGCTCGTGGCCATCGAAGCGCTCACCCCCACCAACGTTGCGTCCGGTCCTGGCCTTGGCGTGACTTTCGGCGACTGA